Proteins found in one Triticum aestivum cultivar Chinese Spring chromosome 4D, IWGSC CS RefSeq v2.1, whole genome shotgun sequence genomic segment:
- the LOC123099810 gene encoding uncharacterized protein, whose protein sequence is MLFYSYHDPDRKKPVDQCSTAGPSPARHVGAWPDLFSFIEDFAAQYGASSYSTTEDELHVSRNSSFNTVVATGEETTTRPIRGVQLGERAAAAAALP, encoded by the coding sequence ATGCTCTTCTACTCCTACCACGACCCGGACAGGAAGAAACCCGTCGACCAGTGCAGCACGGCCGGCCCCTCACCCGCGCGCCACGTCGGCGCGTGGCCGGACCTGTTCTCGTTCATCGAGGATTTTGCGGCCCAGTACGGGGCGAGCAGCTACTCCACCACGGAGGACGAGCTGCATGTGTCGAGGAACTCGTCCTTCAACACCGTCGTCGCGACAGGGGAGGAGACGACGACGCGGCCCATCCGTGGAGTACAGCTCGGCGAGCGagctgctgctgcggcggcgcTCCCCTAG